A DNA window from Streptomyces parvus contains the following coding sequences:
- a CDS encoding cysteine hydrolase family protein, whose protein sequence is MGNSALIVIDMINTYDHPDAELLVPSVRKALPHLRRLIDRARAEGVPVIYANDNFGQWRSHHGEIVETTLAGKNAELVEPLLPDDDSLFVVKARHSIFYETPLSYLLSELQADHVVLCGQVTEQCVLYSALDAHIRHLRVTVPRDAVAHIHGDLAEAALRMMERNMGATVLDADDLSF, encoded by the coding sequence ATGGGAAACAGCGCTCTCATCGTCATCGACATGATCAACACGTACGACCACCCCGACGCCGAGTTGCTCGTCCCCTCCGTCCGCAAGGCGCTCCCGCACCTCAGGCGCCTGATCGACCGCGCTCGCGCGGAGGGCGTACCCGTCATCTACGCGAACGACAATTTCGGCCAATGGCGCTCCCATCACGGCGAGATCGTCGAGACGACTCTCGCGGGCAAGAACGCGGAACTGGTCGAGCCCCTGCTGCCGGACGACGATTCCCTTTTCGTCGTCAAGGCCCGGCACTCCATTTTCTACGAGACGCCGCTCAGCTATCTTCTCTCCGAATTGCAGGCGGACCATGTGGTGCTCTGCGGTCAGGTGACGGAGCAGTGCGTGCTGTATTCGGCGCTCGACGCGCATATCCGCCATCTGCGGGTGACGGTGCCCAGGGATGCCGTGGCGCATATCCACGGCGATCTCGCCGAGGCCGCCCTGCGCATGATGGAGCGCAACATGGGGGCCACGGTCCTCGACGCGGACGACCTCTCCTTCTGA
- a CDS encoding CDGSH iron-sulfur domain-containing protein, translating to MVVNREGPVLVEGPVEVVGDDGTTTRSDRFVVAICTCRRSRAYPWCDTSHRRRKPAAGPAESRPDDGGRQPEENEEEPRP from the coding sequence GTGGTGGTGAACCGGGAAGGCCCGGTCCTGGTGGAAGGGCCGGTCGAGGTCGTCGGCGACGACGGCACGACGACGCGGTCTGACCGGTTCGTCGTCGCGATCTGCACCTGCCGTCGCAGCCGGGCCTACCCCTGGTGCGACACCAGCCACCGCCGCCGCAAGCCCGCCGCCGGGCCTGCGGAAAGCCGCCCGGACGACGGCGGCCGACAGCCCGAGGAGAACGAGGAGGAGCCCCGACCGTGA
- a CDS encoding zinc-dependent alcohol dehydrogenase, whose protein sequence is MRALTYQGKRDVRVETVPDPRIQDPTDIIVRITSTGICGSDLHLCEVLGPYLDPGDILGHEPMGVVEEVGPEVTAVAPGDRVVIPFNVSCGHCYMCGQGLHSQCETTQVRERGTGASLFGFTKLYGQVPGGQAEYLRVPFGNALPIKVPDGPPDDRFVFLSDVLPTAWQAVEYAGIPPGGSVTVLGLGPIGAMAARIALHRGAGLVIGVDLVPERLDRVSGYGATCLDLRRYGKNLGEAVRDLTDGRGTDAVIDAVGMEAHGSPVAKAAHTAVGLLPDALAQRLMETAGIDRLAALHTAIDLVRRGGTISVSGVYGGSADPMPMLTLFDKQIQVRMGQANVKRWVDDLLPLLIDSDPLGVDSFATHHLPLEEGPQAYDTFRKKGDGMIKTLLIP, encoded by the coding sequence GTGCGCGCGTTGACCTATCAAGGAAAGCGGGACGTCCGCGTGGAGACCGTCCCGGACCCGCGGATCCAGGACCCGACGGACATCATCGTGAGGATCACGTCCACGGGCATCTGCGGCTCCGATCTCCACCTGTGCGAAGTGCTCGGCCCCTATCTCGACCCCGGCGACATCCTCGGGCACGAGCCCATGGGCGTGGTGGAGGAGGTCGGACCCGAAGTCACCGCCGTCGCACCGGGGGACCGGGTCGTGATCCCCTTCAACGTGTCCTGCGGTCACTGCTACATGTGCGGGCAGGGGCTGCACTCCCAGTGCGAGACGACCCAGGTGCGCGAGCGCGGCACGGGAGCGTCCCTGTTCGGGTTCACCAAGCTCTACGGCCAGGTGCCCGGAGGACAGGCCGAATATCTGCGGGTCCCGTTCGGCAACGCCCTGCCCATCAAAGTCCCGGACGGTCCGCCGGACGACCGTTTCGTCTTCCTCTCCGACGTCCTGCCCACCGCCTGGCAGGCCGTGGAGTACGCGGGCATCCCGCCCGGCGGCAGCGTCACCGTCCTCGGCCTCGGCCCGATCGGCGCCATGGCCGCCCGGATCGCCCTCCACCGGGGCGCCGGCCTCGTCATCGGTGTCGATCTGGTCCCCGAGCGTCTCGACCGGGTCAGCGGGTACGGCGCCACCTGCCTCGACCTGCGCCGTTACGGCAAGAACCTCGGGGAGGCCGTCCGCGACCTCACGGACGGGCGTGGCACGGACGCGGTGATCGACGCCGTGGGCATGGAGGCCCATGGCTCGCCCGTGGCCAAGGCCGCACACACGGCGGTCGGGCTGCTGCCCGACGCGCTCGCCCAGCGCCTGATGGAGACAGCGGGCATCGACCGGCTCGCCGCGCTGCACACGGCCATCGATTTGGTGCGCAGGGGCGGCACGATCTCCGTCTCCGGCGTGTACGGCGGCTCCGCCGACCCGATGCCGATGCTCACCCTGTTCGACAAGCAGATCCAGGTCCGCATGGGCCAGGCCAACGTCAAACGCTGGGTCGACGACCTTCTGCCCCTGCTCATCGACAGCGACCCGCTCGGCGTGGACTCCTTCGCCACCCACCACCTGCCGCTCGAAGAGGGTCCTCAGGCGTACGACACGTTCCGGAAGAAGGGTGACGGCATGATCAAGACCCTGCTCATCCCCTGA
- a CDS encoding iron-containing redox enzyme family protein produces the protein MTTQATTPRDSPAAPPALPPARGPLSESVLAVLAGSGTRLPAADAVRRSDPYGDDLHLLLYVLYELHYRGFAGVDERLEWDPALLGVRAAAEDVFLDALRRDAGSGGTDVAQAVEALQLEPVGDDGHSVSHHLRREGELWQLREYAAVRSLYHLKEADPHLWVVPRLQGRAKAGMVAVEFDEFGAGRAEDVHAQLFADLMTDLGLDARYGRYLDAAPAQALPIVNMMSLFGLHRRLRGALVGHFATVEITSSPGSRRLAEALRRVGAGPAAQRFYDEHVEADAVHEQVVRHEVIGGLLEDEPGLAADVVLGIEATGYLEDLLGDHLLAAWREGRSALRTPLTP, from the coding sequence GTGACGACCCAGGCCACCACGCCCCGAGACAGCCCGGCGGCGCCCCCCGCGCTCCCTCCGGCGCGCGGACCCCTCAGCGAGAGCGTCCTCGCCGTGCTGGCGGGCAGCGGTACCCGCCTGCCGGCCGCCGACGCGGTCCGCCGCTCCGATCCGTACGGGGACGACCTCCACCTCCTCCTGTACGTCCTGTACGAGCTCCACTACCGGGGGTTCGCCGGCGTGGACGAGCGCCTGGAATGGGACCCCGCCCTGCTCGGCGTGCGCGCGGCGGCCGAGGACGTCTTCCTGGACGCGCTCCGCCGCGACGCCGGCTCCGGCGGCACGGACGTGGCGCAGGCGGTGGAAGCGCTCCAGCTGGAACCCGTCGGGGACGACGGCCACAGCGTCAGCCACCACCTCCGGCGGGAGGGCGAGCTGTGGCAGCTGCGCGAGTACGCCGCCGTGCGCTCGCTCTACCACCTGAAGGAGGCCGATCCGCATCTGTGGGTGGTGCCCAGGCTCCAGGGACGGGCGAAGGCGGGCATGGTCGCCGTCGAGTTCGACGAGTTCGGTGCGGGACGGGCGGAGGACGTCCACGCCCAGCTCTTCGCAGACCTGATGACCGACCTCGGCCTCGACGCCCGGTACGGCCGCTACCTCGACGCCGCGCCCGCCCAGGCGTTGCCCATCGTCAACATGATGTCCCTCTTCGGCCTGCACCGGCGGCTGCGGGGCGCCCTGGTCGGGCACTTCGCCACCGTGGAGATCACCTCGTCCCCCGGGTCGAGGCGGCTGGCCGAAGCCCTGCGCCGCGTCGGCGCGGGCCCCGCCGCCCAGCGCTTCTACGACGAGCACGTGGAGGCCGACGCGGTCCACGAACAGGTGGTGCGCCACGAGGTGATCGGCGGCCTGCTGGAGGACGAGCCCGGCCTGGCGGCCGACGTCGTGCTGGGCATCGAGGCGACCGGTTACCTGGAGGACCTCCTCGGCGACCACCTGCTGGCGGCGTGGCGCGAGGGCCGATCGGCACTGCGCACACCGCTGACGCCCTGA